In Pseudoalteromonas sp. '520P1 No. 423', the sequence GCACGACTCCTGTGATCCCCGCTGTTACCGTTAAAGCGTGAAATTGTGATTGTGCTACATTTTGAATTTCTTTTTGCGCATCTATATTGGATTGTGCAATTTTAAGATTGGCAATATGCAACGCTCTGAGCTGTTCAATACGTTGTTGCTCTATTTTTAATCGTCTTGTTAATTGGCGATGTTCTAATAAACTACGCTGATAATCGATATTAGAAACAATGCCTTTATCAATTAGTTGTTGTTGTGCGTTAACCTCCAGCGCTGCGCTCTCTAAAGAAGAACGTAAAGTTTCTAGTTGTGCTTTTTGCGCAAGTAACTCACGTTTTTGATTGATTTCAAGTTGAGTGAATTGATTTTGACTTTGATTAACGCTGCGTTTGGCCTCTGAGAGTGCTTGCGATATCAGTGGATCGGTTAATTTTAGTATTACACTGCCAGATTCGACCAAAGCACCTGGCTTTAATATAATTTTATCTACTGTAGCATTACTTTTAGCTGTTAATAGTCGAGAAGTTTTTGATTTTAAACGACCATATGCAGATACATGTAATTGTAAATCGCCACGTTGTACTGTACCGGTCCAGATATCATTCTTGTTTACTTTACTCGCACCACTTGGTTGTAATACAAGCCATAAGATGAGCGAAAATAATATGATTGAGAGGCTTGCCCACTTTAGCCTATTTGATTTTTTATTCTGAGTTACTTTAACGTCCATCTGATATTCCTTACTATCAAGTATGAAATATCTATATCAAGTGCTGTGCCAATGTGTAAGTTATTATATTTAAAGGAATATTATTGAGTTTATATTTTGTTTTTTAATCTGGTTTTACGAAATCGACAAAAATTCCCGAAATCAAAAAGATCAATTATAAATGAATTGATATAAAGTCGATGGAAAATATTACAGAGTTTTGTCGGCTAAACTACTGAAGTGGAGGATGCAATCAAGTCATACAGTTGCTAGTGCAGCAGGATTTACTCTACTTTCATTTGCAGCTACTGCAGGTTACTGGGATTTTGCGGTATAGGGTTATGTTGACGACAGCGGCAAAGTTGTAGGTACCTATTACAGACCTTGTTTTGGCAGAAAAGGAGTGCTGCGAGGTGTGAAAACTGATAAGAAGATACTTATTGAAACTGGTACTTGTAAATAGTTTAAATAAAAATTTGGCATCATTATGAAATTAACAATAAAAACAGGTTTAATTGTTGTGCTAAGCGTTTTAGGTACATCTGCTGCATTCGCTGCATGGTATCCAAGTAATCATCAAGAAAGGCAATATTATCATGATGTGGCTAAAACACAGCATGCAGGATATACCATTCAATGGTGTAGTGGTAGTTTTAGCAAATATGGCCAGATCACAGAACATTATACAATTGAAGAAAACTTTCCTTGTAGAGGTGATGGCTTAAATTAAATGGGTTTCTATTAAAAATTTACAGCCACTATATAGCTTTAGTGGCTGTAAAATATAATCTGATTGACCTTATTTTAAGAAGGCCAATTGGTTTAGACTCAGTTGTAATAGATCAAGTATATGAATATACAACTGATGGTGTAACTTGGTTACCAATTCCTGGCGCAACATATCAACTTGAAAAAGGAGTAAGAGTTCATGGCGGAAACAATGTTTTTTATTTCAGTAAACAGAGTGTTGGTAATATCTCAAATAACTTTCATTTTGAAGTTGAGTATGCCATTGGCCCAGTTGTTAATACGCACCTAACGAGAATAGGAGTGATTCCATTTCGCTATTGTACTATTGCTAATTTAAGTGACTATACAAGTCGGGTTGTAAGGCTTAGACAGTAATGAGCAGGGGTCAATTAATGACCCCTTAAGAAAGAATTTAATTTGTAACAGTTTTAAGTATTTTAAGCTTAAGCCAGTCTTTAAATATTTTGGACTGAGTATTTTCCTGGTCAATCACTTGACAATCATTGGCTTCTTTTAAATCAGAAAAACAATAATCGATCGCTGCTTTATCAGCTTTAGCTTGATTGGAAAATCCATATGAATAGCCATAATCACCACTTTCGGAAATAGCCC encodes:
- a CDS encoding HlyD family secretion protein; this encodes MDVKVTQNKKSNRLKWASLSIILFSLILWLVLQPSGASKVNKNDIWTGTVQRGDLQLHVSAYGRLKSKTSRLLTAKSNATVDKIILKPGALVESGSVILKLTDPLISQALSEAKRSVNQSQNQFTQLEINQKRELLAQKAQLETLRSSLESAALEVNAQQQLIDKGIVSNIDYQRSLLEHRQLTRRLKIEQQRIEQLRALHIANLKIAQSNIDAQKEIQNVAQSQFHALTVTAGITGVVQSLSVEIGQSVSFGQQLALVGSTDQLYALLSVPQSTMQQVKLSQNVAIDTRGGIINGVVSRIDPVINNGSVEVEVVLNSALTHNARPELNIQGKIDTGLRKNILYINKPIGVEQDQSAHLFRLNQSIDEAKQIKLQFGAQTHDKIEIISGAKAAEQFILSDMSRWHAHSTLTLM